One window of Hoplias malabaricus isolate fHopMal1 chromosome 16, fHopMal1.hap1, whole genome shotgun sequence genomic DNA carries:
- the psmd14 gene encoding 26S proteasome non-ATPase regulatory subunit 14: protein MDRLLRLGGGMPGLGQGPPTDAPAVDTAEQVYISSLALLKMLKHGRAGVPMEVMGLMLGEFVDDYTVRVIDVFAMPQSGTGVSVEAVDPVFQAKMLDMLKQTGRPEMVVGWYHSHPGFGCWLSGVDINTQQSFEALSERAVAVVVDPIQSVKGKVVIDAFRLINANMMVLGHEPRQTTSNLGHLNKPSIQALIHGLNRHYYSITINYRKNELEQKMLLNLHKKSWMEGLTLQDYSEHCKLNETIVKEMLELAKNYNKAVEEEDKMTPEQLAIKNVGKQDPKRHLEEHVDVLMTSNIVQCLAAMLDTVVFQ, encoded by the exons ATGGACCGGCTGCTAAGGCTTGGGGGTGGGATGCCAGGACTTGGACAG GGTCCACCTACAGATGCCCCCGCTGTGGACACAGCTGAACAGGTGTACATCTCATCACTGGCCCTGCTGAAG ATGTTGAAGCATGGTCGTGCAGGTGTGCCTATGGAAGTTATGGGTTTGATGCTGGGCGAGTTTGTGGATGACTACACTGTGCGTGTAATTGATGTTTTTGCCATGCCACAGTCGGGCACA GGTGTGAGTGTAGAAGCTGTGGATCCAGTATTTCAGGCAAAAATGTTGGACATGTTGAAACAGACTGGAAG ACCAGAAATGGTTGTAGGCTGGTACCACAGTCACCCTGGTTTTGGCTGCTGGTTGTCTGGCGTGGACATTAACACACAGCAGAGCTTTGAGGCTCTGTCTGAAAGAGCGGTCGCAGTGGTGGTTGACCCCATTCAGAGCGTCAAAGGAAAG gTCGTGATCGATGCCTTCAGGCTGATCAATGCTAACATGATGGTTTTAGGACACGAGCCACGGCAGACCACCTCTAACTTGGGACACCTCAACAAACCTTCAATTCAG GCTTTGATTCATGGGCTCAACCGACATTACTACTCCATTACCATCAACTACAGGAAGAATGAGCTTGAACAGAAG ATGCTGTTGAACCTTCACAAGAAGAGTTGGATGGAGGGTCTGACCCTGCAGGACTATAGTGAACACTGCAAGCTCAACGAGACCATTGTAAAGGAGATGCTTGAGCTGGCCAAGAACTACAACAAG GCTGTAGAAGAAGAAGACAAAATGACTCCCGAACAGCTGGCCATTAAGAATGTTGGAAAACAG GATCCCAAAAGGCATTTGGAAGAGCATGTTGACGTCTTGATGACCTCTAATATTGTGCAGTGCCTCGCCGCTATGTTAGATACGGTTGTCTTCCAGTAA